CAGTTTGTATTAGCAATTATTATCACAATAACTATTCTATTACAAAAGAGTTCTAGTATTGGACTTGGTGCTTACAGTGGAAGCAATGAGTCATTATTTGGAGCAAAAGGTCCAGGTAACTTTTTAAGTAAAGCTACAATGACTTTAGGACTTCTTTTCGTTATTAATACAATCGCTTTAGGTTATATTTATAACCAACAAAAGATGGAAAGTGCTGTTGATAGTGTAAAAACTGAAACACTTATTCCAACAACACCAAAAGAAACAACTACTGCACCAGCAGCACCTAATGCAGCTCC
This sequence is a window from Halarcobacter bivalviorum. Protein-coding genes within it:
- the secG gene encoding preprotein translocase subunit SecG — its product is MTSTLLIIQFVLAIIITITILLQKSSSIGLGAYSGSNESLFGAKGPGNFLSKATMTLGLLFVINTIALGYIYNQQKMESAVDSVKTETLIPTTPKETTTAPAAPNAAPVVPTIPENK